In the genome of Calliopsis andreniformis isolate RMS-2024a chromosome 10, iyCalAndr_principal, whole genome shotgun sequence, one region contains:
- the LOC143184574 gene encoding uncharacterized protein LOC143184574 encodes MLMCRRLLLIAAAITASIEAGSASYHPGISSDYAGYSGFAVYPGLTSSETTSSATTTPTNNLENAPVCRPSEYLCGTGNCVAQDKYCDGGNDCDDKSDEPIYCTLCNRTLYGDVGRTYRVEVRRPREDRLPFLCHLNFTAAGADLGDLVQLTFDTFTVGRFVPDTSEGCPEGYMTIREEGRPATGGQWCGSAWGYTVYYSETSSINLTLYLLRLSEQGIDYNFDFKLSYKFLKRSEAHLRYGNSSMSTWRGKLVNGTYCDRVLTKCDTRACRLQSPNYPGVYPRNVTCYYRVEQNRAPPGHRALLAVSQKNSHKIHIKNKVDAYDDSQRILRVWDQCNEVQDYLTVYDGGSTSDKVLVRLCGGDAVPDIVSSHNTMLLEFHTSPYDNPFHPVPLSFLPGFELEVQVLFVDEKSRSFVKENSNCDFYISSDESSSGILENLKHSLPPNTTCRYHFQGKPNEIVWLSFIKYYAASADTAATINVASDCNAKLLIWDGDHTLDKLSSTRKNVTLMGQFCKDDTPRLCDHSLLRNGSRHARPCSLAESYVSTGRDLTLEHILRQGSALYPISFVLRYEFVHEAASCNHVFGSTSTSFTSSTSSLSSSSSSLSSKVGKFASPKSVFFYGRGGAQNISCVYRFEAEPDHRIELSLTRATFGDKGCSSYVDPLVNRWTCDRRIGDSAKLGTAELVVAEYPWQGVELIRDCLCSNISEKITLKTLTSNVVEVRFTVTLMNVTQDYRDFFFEGEYRFVALGAETSEQACSTKKLEERRLRGTSGEISLRSPLPRGLPGVAAVEEILTNTEDLTATQCVNEPWLIEPEDARINFLYLRTAGYSITLDNVEECTTLNRIVVYSAANTKERSVICPEGGVDTARTVDFFSGGWNYSAINATVAMAQHSRSFVVEFLQREPGFYAVTWMAISKRSPNPSAGPNIFTILPQEECPYRCPEIQACISSVLWCDGIRHCPSGFDEEEANCSYRFGVTLLYVAVGAGALGIFLILLLATGCLKYCLYRHKARKKKKNVALNVNHLHVNHTHHNNGLTGSRLSGRYNLATPQEMYLENYGKDSIC; translated from the exons ATGTTGATGTGTCGGCGGTTGCTGCTGATCGCAGCCGCGATCACGGCCTCGATCGAGGCTGGCTCCGCTAGTTACCATCCTGGAATCTCCTCCGACTACGCTGGATATTCGGGTTTCGCGGTCTACCCGGGCCTGACGTCGTCCGAGACCACGTCGAGCGCCACCACCACGCCGACGAACAACTTGGAGAATGCGCCTGTCTGCAG ACCGTCCGAGTACTTATGCGGCACTGGAAACTGCGTCGCCCAGGACAAATACTGCGACGGTGGAAATGACTGTGACGACAAGTCCGACGAGCCGATATATTGCACCC TGTGCAACAGAACCTTGTACGGCGACGTTGGTCGGACCTACAGGGTGGAAGTCCGTCGACCGAGGGAGGATCGATTGCCATTTCTATGCCATCTCAACTTCACCGCCGCGGGCGCCGATCTTGGGGATCTAGTTCAG TTAACCTTTGACACCTTCACCGTCGGTCGATTCGTGCCCGACACGTCGGAAGGATGTCCAGAAGGTTACATGACCATTCGAGAAGAGGGTCGCCCAGCAACTGGAGGGCAATGGTGTGGGAGTGCCTGGGGATACACCGTCTACTACAGCGAGACATCTTCCATCAACCTGACCTTGTACTTACTTCGATTGTCTGAGCAG GGCATCGACTACAACTTCGACTTCAAACTGTCCTACAAGTTCCTGAAACGCAGTGAGGCTCATCTCCGATATGGCAACAGCAGCATGTCCACGTGGCGAGGGAAGCTGGTGAACGGGACGTACTGCGACCGCGTACTGACTAAGTGCGACACGCGAGCCTGTCGACTCCAGTCACCCAATTACCCAGGTGTTTATCCCAGAAATGTCACCTGTTACTACAGGGTGGAGCAGAATAGAGCGCCGCCTGGTCATCGAGCCCTGCTGGCTGTGAGTCAGAAGAACAGTCACAAGATACACATCAAGAATAAGGTCGACGCTTACGACGATAGCCAGAGGATACTGAG AGTTTGGGATCAATGCAACGAAGTACAGGATTATTTGACGGTGTACGACGGAGGCTCCACCTCTGACAAGGTGTTAGTCAGACTCTGCGGAGGGGACGCCGTGCCAGACATCGTCAGCAGCCACAACACGATGCTCCTGGAGTTCCACACGTCTCCCTACGACAATCCGTTTCATCCTGTCCCTTTGTCGTTCCTGCCAGGCTTCGAGCTCGAGGTTCAG GTGCTCTTTGTGGACGAGAAGTCACGTAGCTTCGTAAAGGAGAACAGCAACTGTGACTTCTATATATCCAGCGATGAAAGTTCGTCAGGGATCCTGGAAAACCTGAAGCACTCGTTGCCCCCGAATACGACTTGTCGTTATCACTTCCAGGGCAAACCGAATGAGATCGTTTGGTTGTCTTTTATTAAGTATTATGCTGCTAGCGCGGATACTGCAGCCACTATCAACGTTGCGTCTGACTGCAATGCGAAGCTCCTCATTTGGGACGGTGATCACACGCTGGATAAGTTATCCTCTACGCGTAAG AATGTCACCCTCATGGGACAGTTCTGCAAAGACGACACTCCCAGGCTATGCGACCACAGCCTGTTGCGAAACGGGAGTCGCCACGCCAGACCCTGCAGCCTCGCCGAAAGCTACGTGTCGACTGGTAGGGACCTCACCCTCGAGCACATTCTGCGTCAAGGAAGTGCACTTTATCCTATAAGCTTCGTACTGCGTTACGAGTTCGTGCACGAGGCGGCATCCTGCAACCACGTGTTCGGTTCCACGTCGACTTCATTTACGTCTTCCACATCCTCCTTATCCTCTTCATCCTCCTCGCTCTCGTCCAAGGTGGGCAAGTTCGCGTCGCCGAAAAGTGTGTTCTTCTACGGACGCGGTGGTGCGCAGAACATTAGCTGTGTGTATCGTTTTGAAGCCGAACCAGACCACAGAATAGAACTCTCCCTCACAAGAGCTACATTCGGAGACAAAGGATGTTCCTCGTACGTGGACCCTCTTGTCAATCGGTGGACTTGCGACCGACGAATTGGCGACTCTGCCAAACTTGGCACTGCGGAGCTAGTTGTCGCCGAGTATCCCTGGCAAGGGGTGGAACTG ATTCGCGATTGCCTCTGTTCGAATATAAGTGAAAAGATCACCTTAAAAACACTGACGTCCAACGTGGTCGAGGTCCGTTTTACTGTGACCTTGATGAATGTTACCCAGGACTACAGGGATTTTTTCTTCGAAGGAGAGTACCGTTTCGTTGCTCTAGGCGCGGAGACTAGCGAGCAGGCATGCTCGACGAAGAAGCTTGAAGAGCGGCGATTGCGCGGGACCAGCGGGGAAATCTCCCTTAGAAGTCCTCTTCCGCGGGGACTCCCTGGCGTGGCGGCTGTGGAGGAGATCCTGACCAACACAGAAGACCTCACCGCGACCCAGTGCGTGAACGAGCCTTGGCTAATCGAGCCAGAGGACGCGCGGATTAACTTTCTCTATCTGAGGACCGCTGGATACAGCATCACCTTGGATAATGTCGAAGAGTGCACAACGTTGAATAGAATCGTCGTTTATTCGGCGGCCAATACGAAAGAGCGTAGTGTAATTTGCCCTGAAGGAGGCGTCGACACTGCCAGAACAGTGGACTTCTTCTCAGGTGGCTGGAATTATAGCGCCATCaatgccaccgtggctatggcgcaGCATTCCAGAAGCTTCGTGGTTGAATTCCTTCAGAGGGAGCCTGGATTCTATGCTGTCACTtggatggctatttccaagcgaTCTCCTAATCCAAGCGCGGGTCCTAATATCTTTACGATACTGCCGCAAGAGGAATGTCCTTACAG GTGTCCAGAGATTCAAGCCTGCATAAGTTCAGTGCTGTGGTGCGATGGCATTCGTCACTGTCCTTCTGGCTTCGACGAAGAGGAAGCCAACTGTTCCTATCGCTTTGGCGTGACGCTGCTGTACGTAGCAGTGGGCGCAGGTGCCCTGGGTATATTCCTCATCCTCCTGTTAGCCACTGGCTGTCTTAAATACTGCCTCTACCGACACAAGGCtcgtaaaaagaagaaaaacgtCGCCTTAAACGTGAACCACCTCCATGTGAATCATACTCATCATAACAATGGACTGACTGGAAGCCGTTTAAGCGGACGCTACAACCTCGCTACGCCCCAGGAGATGTACCTGGAGAACTATGGAAAGGACAGTATTTGTTGA